The following proteins come from a genomic window of Pseudomonadota bacterium:
- a CDS encoding MotA/TolQ/ExbB proton channel family protein produces MGLSNLNMYTGGLLSLLYSAGPVAKAVVIILIIFSIVSWTIMLYKLKQYRRVEKEGERFIKIVKEVDSFKKLITMYRESPDNPFYRLILATYKEISSRQRDNPNIKPETIPLIENVLKITISEESERLERRLSFLATTANTAPFIGLFGTVWGIMDSFREIGIRGTTSLAVVAPGISEALIATAIGLATAIPAVLAYNYFVGRLKRIISKLENASMHILNILEK; encoded by the coding sequence ATGGGTCTCTCCAATCTCAATATGTATACAGGTGGATTACTTAGCCTTCTATACTCTGCAGGACCAGTTGCAAAGGCAGTGGTTATTATCCTCATTATCTTCTCAATAGTGTCGTGGACAATTATGCTTTACAAGCTAAAACAATACAGAAGGGTTGAAAAAGAGGGGGAAAGGTTCATTAAAATTGTCAAAGAGGTTGATTCATTCAAAAAGCTCATTACAATGTATAGAGAAAGTCCTGATAATCCATTTTATAGATTAATTCTCGCAACTTATAAAGAGATTTCATCAAGACAGAGAGACAACCCGAATATTAAACCTGAAACAATTCCGCTCATAGAAAATGTGCTCAAGATTACAATATCAGAAGAGTCTGAAAGACTCGAAAGAAGGCTCTCTTTTCTCGCCACAACAGCAAATACTGCCCCTTTTATAGGGTTATTCGGCACGGTATGGGGGATTATGGACTCCTTCAGGGAAATAGGCATAAGAGGAACAACCAGCCTCGCAGTGGTAGCCCCTGGCATAAGCGAGGCCCTCATTGCGACTGCTATTGGCCTTGCTACAGCTATACCAGCGGTACTTGCGTACAATTATTTTGTAGGTAGGCTCAAAAGGATTATATCAAAGCTGGAAAATGCCTCTATGCATATTTTGAATATCCTCGAGAAATGA